A portion of the Microbacterium hominis genome contains these proteins:
- a CDS encoding HIT family protein: MTDTPAGERAEDATRLAGVPDGFQRLWTPHRMAYIAAGPEVLRKACPFCEAPEKSDADGLVVARGRTAYALLNLFPYNSGHLLICPYRHIATYDEATAEEVAEIGEMTQTAMRVLRGVSRCDGFNIGMNQGSVAGAGVDEHLHQHVVPRWASDANFFPIIARTKALPQLLGEVREAVAGAWPA, from the coding sequence GTGACCGACACGCCGGCGGGGGAGCGGGCGGAGGATGCCACCCGCCTCGCCGGCGTGCCGGACGGCTTCCAGCGCCTGTGGACGCCGCACCGCATGGCCTACATCGCCGCGGGCCCTGAGGTGCTTCGCAAGGCCTGCCCCTTCTGCGAGGCCCCGGAGAAGTCCGATGCGGACGGTCTCGTCGTCGCGCGCGGCCGCACCGCCTACGCGCTGCTCAACCTCTTCCCGTACAACTCCGGGCATCTTCTGATCTGCCCGTACCGCCATATCGCGACGTACGACGAGGCGACCGCCGAGGAGGTCGCCGAGATCGGCGAGATGACCCAGACGGCGATGCGGGTGCTGCGCGGCGTCTCCCGCTGCGACGGCTTCAACATCGGGATGAACCAGGGCAGCGTCGCCGGTGCCGGCGTCGACGAGCACCTTCACCAGCACGTCGTGCCGCGCTGGGCGTCGGACGCGAACTTCTTCCCGATCATCGCGCGGACCAAGGCCCTGCCGCAGCTGCTGGGGGAGGTCCGCGAGGCGGTCGCCGGGGCGTGGCCGGCCTGA
- the pdxY gene encoding pyridoxal kinase PdxY, with the protein MKILSIQSAVAYGHVGNSAAVFPLQRIGVEVMPVYTVNFSNHTGYGAWRGPLIAPDDVREVITGVEERGVFGETDVVLSGYQGGEGIADVILDAVARVKEANPAAVYACDPVMGNAKSGCFVAPAIPVLLRDRVVPAADIITPNQFELGFLTETEPTDLESTLASADLAREMGPRTVLVTSVERPERPEGTIEMMAVTDEGAWIVRTPHIPMKANGSGDVTAALFTAHLRASGDAADALARTTSSVFDLLALTHESGRRELQLIEAQEFYANPRMQFAVERVR; encoded by the coding sequence GTGAAGATCCTCTCGATCCAGTCCGCCGTCGCCTACGGGCACGTCGGCAACTCGGCCGCCGTCTTCCCGCTGCAGCGCATCGGCGTGGAGGTGATGCCGGTGTACACCGTCAACTTCTCCAATCACACCGGCTACGGTGCCTGGCGCGGACCGCTCATCGCCCCCGACGACGTGCGCGAGGTGATCACCGGCGTCGAGGAGCGCGGCGTGTTCGGCGAGACCGATGTCGTGCTCTCCGGCTACCAGGGCGGAGAGGGCATCGCCGACGTGATCCTCGACGCGGTCGCCCGCGTGAAGGAGGCCAACCCCGCGGCCGTGTACGCCTGCGATCCGGTCATGGGCAACGCGAAGTCGGGCTGCTTCGTCGCCCCGGCCATCCCCGTGCTGCTGCGCGACCGCGTCGTACCGGCAGCCGACATCATCACGCCGAACCAGTTCGAGCTCGGATTCCTCACCGAGACAGAGCCCACCGACCTCGAATCCACGCTGGCATCGGCGGACCTCGCCCGCGAGATGGGCCCGCGCACGGTGCTCGTGACGAGCGTCGAGCGCCCCGAGCGTCCGGAGGGGACCATCGAGATGATGGCCGTCACCGACGAGGGCGCCTGGATCGTGCGCACCCCGCACATCCCGATGAAGGCGAACGGGTCGGGCGATGTCACGGCCGCGCTGTTCACGGCTCATCTGCGTGCCTCGGGCGATGCGGCCGACGCCCTCGCGCGGACGACCTCGAGCGTCTTCGACCTGCTCGCGCTCACCCACGAATCCGGACGACGTGAGCTTCAGCTCATCGAGGCGCAGGAGTTCTACGCGAATCCGCGCATGCAGTTCGCGGTCGAGCGCGTGCGCTGA
- a CDS encoding aminotransferase class I/II-fold pyridoxal phosphate-dependent enzyme encodes MTLEIHGRTAAEIAESLRTLVERGALRPGDPLPPVRALAESLGVNRNTAVAAYRQLTQAGLLVARGRGGTRVAPRSAVALEGFASDSVLRDVATGNPDPSLIPDPSRALGAIAGRPVLYGEPVVDPELEAWAREWIAGDLAAVDGGHITVTSGAADAIDRLLAQALTRDDAIALEDPCFLTSIHTIRVGGYRPVPVAVDDQGMTVAGLRAALEQGVRAVICTPRAHNPTGASLTAARAAQLQEVLSDHPYVLVIEDDHFSMLSRQPFHSVIGPGQRRWALIRSVSKFLGPDMCLAVVASDTHTADRLAMRLTPGTTWVSHLLQRLVLALVRDPGVRRAIGEAGAHYARRNEHFAGLLAARGIPTPVGDGLNLWVPLPVPARDVSEQLMRRGWLARGGDEFLLGPGAGPDHLRLTIHDLGDGDALQLADDIAAAIAAASAQRARAEVG; translated from the coding sequence ATGACCCTCGAGATCCACGGACGCACGGCGGCGGAGATCGCCGAGAGCCTGAGGACCCTGGTCGAGCGCGGCGCGCTGCGCCCGGGAGACCCGCTGCCCCCGGTGCGCGCCCTCGCGGAGAGCCTCGGGGTGAACCGGAACACCGCGGTCGCCGCCTATCGGCAGCTCACGCAAGCCGGGCTGCTCGTCGCGCGCGGGCGCGGCGGCACGAGGGTCGCACCCCGATCCGCGGTCGCCCTCGAGGGCTTCGCATCCGACAGCGTGCTGCGCGATGTCGCGACGGGCAACCCCGATCCCTCGCTCATCCCCGACCCCTCGCGCGCGCTGGGGGCGATCGCGGGCCGCCCCGTGCTCTACGGCGAGCCCGTCGTGGACCCCGAGCTGGAGGCCTGGGCGCGCGAGTGGATCGCGGGCGATCTCGCGGCCGTCGATGGCGGGCACATCACGGTCACCAGCGGCGCGGCGGATGCGATCGATCGGCTGCTCGCGCAGGCACTCACCCGTGATGACGCGATCGCGCTGGAGGACCCGTGCTTCCTGACCAGCATCCACACCATCCGCGTCGGCGGGTACCGGCCCGTCCCGGTGGCCGTCGACGACCAGGGGATGACGGTGGCGGGGCTGCGGGCGGCGCTCGAACAGGGCGTGCGTGCGGTCATCTGCACCCCGCGCGCCCACAATCCGACCGGCGCGAGCCTCACGGCGGCCCGCGCCGCGCAGCTGCAGGAGGTTCTGAGCGATCACCCGTACGTGCTGGTGATCGAGGACGACCACTTTTCGATGCTCTCCCGTCAGCCCTTCCACAGCGTGATCGGCCCCGGGCAGCGCCGGTGGGCCCTCATCCGCTCCGTGTCGAAATTCCTCGGACCCGACATGTGCCTGGCTGTCGTGGCCTCCGACACCCACACCGCCGACCGCCTCGCCATGCGACTGACCCCCGGCACCACCTGGGTGAGCCACCTCCTCCAGCGACTGGTTCTCGCCCTGGTGCGCGACCCGGGCGTCCGTCGCGCAATCGGTGAGGCGGGCGCCCACTACGCACGACGGAACGAGCACTTCGCCGGTCTGCTCGCCGCGCGCGGCATCCCGACCCCCGTCGGCGACGGGCTCAACCTCTGGGTGCCGCTGCCGGTTCCGGCGCGCGACGTGTCGGAGCAGCTGATGCGGCGCGGGTGGCTCGCGCGCGGCGGCGACGAGTTCCTGCTCGGCCCCGGGGCCGGCCCCGACCATCTGCGCCTCACGATCCACGACCTCGGCGACGGCGATGCGCTCCAGCTGGCGGACGACATCGCCGCGGCCATCGCCGCCGCCTCGGCGCAGCGCGCCCGCGCCGAGGTGGGATGA
- the pdxS gene encoding pyridoxal 5'-phosphate synthase lyase subunit PdxS, whose product MPSIVCSSCASPGAIQEGRPVTTPDTGTSRVKRGLAEMLKGGVIMDVVTADQAKIAEDAGAVAVMALERVPADIRAQGGVARMSDPDLIDDIIASVSIPVMAKARIGHFVEAQVLQELGVDYIDESEVLSPADYVNHIDKWNFTVPFVCGATNLGEALRRITEGAAMIRSKGEAGTGDVSEATKHIRKIRGEINALRSMSPDELYVAAKELQAPYELVAEVAATGTLPVVLFVAGGVATPADAAMMMQMGADGVFVGSGIFKSGNPAQRAAAIVKATTFFDDPKVIADVSRGLGEAMVGINVADLAAPHRLAERGW is encoded by the coding sequence ATGCCATCCATCGTTTGCTCGTCTTGCGCGTCGCCCGGCGCGATCCAGGAAGGAAGACCCGTGACCACTCCCGACACCGGAACCAGCCGCGTCAAGCGCGGCCTCGCCGAGATGCTGAAGGGCGGCGTCATCATGGATGTCGTCACCGCCGATCAGGCGAAGATCGCCGAAGACGCCGGGGCCGTCGCGGTGATGGCGCTCGAGCGCGTACCCGCCGACATCCGCGCGCAGGGGGGCGTCGCGCGCATGAGCGACCCCGACCTCATCGACGACATCATCGCGTCGGTCTCCATCCCCGTGATGGCCAAGGCGCGCATCGGGCACTTCGTCGAGGCGCAGGTGCTGCAGGAGCTCGGCGTCGACTACATCGACGAGTCCGAGGTGCTCTCGCCCGCCGACTACGTCAACCACATCGACAAGTGGAACTTCACCGTGCCCTTCGTGTGCGGAGCCACCAATCTCGGGGAGGCCCTGCGCCGGATCACCGAGGGAGCGGCCATGATCCGCTCCAAGGGCGAGGCCGGCACGGGTGACGTCTCGGAGGCCACGAAGCACATCCGCAAGATCCGCGGGGAGATCAACGCCCTGCGCTCGATGAGCCCCGACGAGCTCTACGTCGCCGCGAAGGAGCTGCAGGCCCCCTACGAGCTGGTCGCCGAGGTCGCCGCCACCGGCACCCTCCCGGTCGTGCTGTTCGTCGCGGGCGGCGTGGCCACACCCGCCGACGCCGCCATGATGATGCAGATGGGCGCCGACGGCGTGTTCGTCGGCTCGGGCATCTTCAAGTCGGGAAACCCCGCGCAGCGCGCCGCCGCGATCGTGAAGGCGACCACGTTCTTCGACGACCCGAAGGTGATCGCCGACGTCTCGCGGGGGCTCGGCGAGGCGATGGTGGGCATCAACGTCGCCGACCTCGCCGCCCCGCACCGCCTTGCCGAGCGCGGCTGGTAG
- the pdxT gene encoding pyridoxal 5'-phosphate synthase glutaminase subunit PdxT, translated as MSRPRVGVLALQGDVREHARVLADLGADVTLVRRPEELAVVDGLVIPGGESSVIDKLSRSFGMQQPIRDAIQGGMPVYGTCAGLILLADRIVDGIAGQETFGGLDVTVRRNAFGSQADSFEVDLAVDAFDGPPVHAVFIRAPLVETAGPGVEPLAALPDGRIVAVRAGALLGTAFHPEVSGEHRFHRLFLDTVGAV; from the coding sequence GTGTCGCGACCTCGCGTCGGAGTGCTCGCGCTGCAGGGCGATGTCCGCGAGCACGCGCGGGTGCTCGCGGACCTCGGCGCAGATGTCACCCTCGTCCGCCGCCCGGAGGAGCTCGCCGTCGTCGACGGCCTGGTGATCCCGGGCGGCGAGTCGAGCGTGATCGACAAGCTCTCACGCTCCTTCGGCATGCAGCAGCCGATCCGCGACGCCATTCAGGGAGGGATGCCGGTGTACGGCACGTGCGCCGGGCTGATCCTGCTGGCAGACCGGATCGTCGACGGGATCGCCGGCCAGGAGACGTTCGGGGGACTCGATGTGACAGTCCGCCGCAACGCCTTCGGGAGCCAGGCGGACTCGTTCGAGGTCGATCTCGCGGTCGATGCGTTCGACGGCCCCCCGGTTCATGCCGTCTTCATCCGTGCGCCGCTCGTGGAGACGGCCGGCCCCGGAGTGGAGCCGCTGGCCGCCCTGCCCGACGGGCGGATCGTGGCGGTGAGGGCCGGAGCGCTGCTCGGCACGGCGTTCCACCCCGAGGTATCGGGCGAGCACCGCTTCCATCGCCTGTTCCTGGACACGGTGGGCGCGGTGTGA
- a CDS encoding hemerythrin domain-containing protein — protein sequence MTTNDSAAKAQPAPAWGCRTDDILVAHAVFRRLFSLLPPAVRAAEDFDQAHARRVCARIRLATSGLHHHHRTEDTMLWDRLEDRAPTCALHVGLMRAQHDDIAAQLEVIDGLAAAWRLDGDPDIRDRLAERLVDVDHALRTHLRDEEAKVLPVVAVVMSQLEWDDVGARARRGTAPQTAFAMLGLMLAEADPAQRAEFEAHIPRIARVLYSLFGHVQYDRLLADLAPAPASPGTGFGAAPSTGARVPRAA from the coding sequence GTGACCACGAACGACTCCGCCGCGAAGGCTCAGCCTGCTCCCGCCTGGGGATGCCGCACCGACGACATCCTCGTGGCCCACGCCGTCTTCCGACGGCTCTTCTCCCTGCTCCCACCCGCCGTGCGCGCCGCCGAAGACTTCGACCAGGCGCACGCTCGGCGCGTCTGCGCGCGCATCCGACTCGCCACCAGCGGCCTGCACCATCACCATCGCACCGAGGACACCATGCTGTGGGATCGGCTCGAGGACCGCGCGCCGACGTGCGCGCTGCACGTCGGCCTCATGCGCGCCCAGCACGATGACATCGCCGCCCAGCTCGAGGTCATCGACGGTCTCGCCGCCGCGTGGCGCCTCGACGGCGATCCTGACATCCGCGACCGGCTCGCCGAGCGCCTCGTCGATGTCGATCACGCACTGCGCACGCATCTGCGCGACGAAGAGGCGAAGGTGCTCCCGGTCGTGGCGGTCGTCATGTCGCAGCTCGAGTGGGACGACGTCGGCGCGCGGGCGCGGCGCGGCACCGCGCCGCAGACGGCCTTCGCGATGCTCGGGCTGATGCTCGCGGAGGCCGATCCCGCGCAGCGCGCCGAGTTCGAAGCCCACATCCCGCGCATCGCACGCGTGCTCTACTCGCTGTTCGGGCATGTCCAGTACGACCGCCTCCTCGCCGACCTCGCCCCCGCGCCGGCGTCGCCCGGCACCGGCTTCGGCGCGGCGCCGTCGACCGGCGCCCGCGTTCCGCGCGCGGCCTGA
- a CDS encoding YebC/PmpR family DNA-binding transcriptional regulator, with the protein MSGHSKWATTKHKKAVIDARRAKSWAKLIKNIEVAAKLGGPDLQGNPTLFDAVLKAKKTSVPKDNIDRAIKRGAGIGGESVEYASIMYEGYGPNGVALMIECLTDNKNRAAAEVRTALTRNGGTLADPGSVAYNFSRKGVIVVSGDGTSEDDVMLAVLEAGAEEVEPHAQGFEVITEASDVVTVRTALQDAGIEYESADVEFVPNLKVEIDADTARKIFRLIDALEDSDDVQNVYSNFDLTADVQAELENDD; encoded by the coding sequence ATGTCCGGACACTCCAAATGGGCGACGACGAAGCACAAGAAGGCGGTCATCGACGCGCGCCGTGCCAAGTCGTGGGCCAAGCTCATCAAGAACATCGAAGTGGCTGCCAAACTCGGCGGCCCCGATCTTCAGGGCAACCCGACGCTGTTCGACGCCGTGCTCAAGGCGAAGAAGACGTCGGTCCCCAAAGACAACATCGACCGCGCGATCAAGCGCGGCGCGGGGATCGGCGGCGAGTCCGTCGAGTACGCGTCGATCATGTACGAGGGCTACGGCCCGAACGGCGTGGCGCTCATGATCGAGTGCCTGACCGACAACAAGAACCGCGCCGCCGCCGAGGTGCGCACCGCCCTCACCCGCAACGGGGGCACCCTCGCCGACCCCGGCAGCGTCGCCTACAACTTCTCTCGCAAGGGCGTGATCGTCGTCTCCGGCGACGGGACCAGCGAAGACGACGTGATGCTCGCGGTGCTCGAAGCCGGCGCCGAGGAGGTCGAGCCCCACGCGCAGGGATTCGAGGTGATCACCGAGGCCTCCGACGTCGTCACCGTGCGCACCGCCCTCCAGGACGCGGGCATCGAGTACGAGTCCGCCGACGTGGAGTTCGTGCCCAACCTCAAGGTCGAGATCGACGCCGACACGGCGCGCAAGATCTTCCGCCTCATCGACGCGCTCGAAGACAGCGACGACGTCCAGAACGTATACAGCAACTTCGACCTGACCGCCGACGTCCAGGCCGAGCTCGAGAACGACGACTGA
- the ruvC gene encoding crossover junction endodeoxyribonuclease RuvC: MSTTVRNRLRVLGIDPGLTRCGVGVVDVADDRTARLVHVGVIRSAADAPIEDRLATIARGLRAVIAEHTPDVVAVERVFAQNNRHSVMGTAQASGVALLVAREHGLAAATHTPSEVKAAVTGYGSADKLQVQTMVARILRLDELPTPADAADALALALCHAWRGAPAGSARGAAVLTPAQRAWAEAERRGRR; the protein is encoded by the coding sequence GTGTCAACCACCGTGCGCAATCGGCTCCGGGTGCTCGGCATCGATCCGGGGCTCACGCGCTGCGGGGTCGGCGTGGTCGATGTCGCGGACGACCGGACGGCGCGCCTCGTGCACGTCGGGGTGATCCGATCGGCCGCGGACGCGCCGATCGAGGATCGCCTCGCCACCATCGCACGCGGCCTCCGCGCGGTGATCGCCGAGCACACCCCCGACGTCGTCGCCGTCGAGCGGGTCTTCGCCCAGAACAACCGTCACAGCGTGATGGGCACCGCCCAGGCAAGCGGCGTGGCGCTGCTGGTCGCCCGCGAGCACGGGCTCGCCGCCGCCACGCACACGCCCAGCGAGGTGAAGGCGGCCGTCACCGGCTATGGGTCCGCCGACAAGCTCCAGGTGCAGACGATGGTGGCCCGGATCCTCCGACTCGACGAACTGCCCACTCCCGCCGACGCCGCCGACGCGCTCGCCCTCGCCCTCTGCCACGCGTGGCGCGGCGCGCCGGCGGGCTCCGCGCGCGGCGCCGCCGTGCTGACGCCGGCGCAGCGGGCCTGGGCCGAGGCGGAGCGCCGCGGCCGTCGATGA
- the ruvA gene encoding Holliday junction branch migration protein RuvA, with product MISSVRGACLHIDSDHLVVEVGGVGLSVAVTAQQARSCHVGDIVMLHTALIVREDALSLFGFATRDELAVFQLLLGVTGVGPKSALGVLSALTVGQIADAVGADDDAPFRRVSGIGPKTAKLIVVQLAGKLASVTPASPPRVGASADLSSQVVAALVGLGWSERIATDALATVLEDAGDTERASVPALLRLTLGALGPARKETAVG from the coding sequence ATGATCTCGTCAGTCCGGGGCGCGTGCCTCCACATCGATTCCGACCACCTGGTGGTCGAGGTCGGCGGTGTCGGCCTCTCGGTCGCGGTGACCGCCCAGCAGGCGCGCTCGTGCCACGTCGGCGATATCGTGATGCTGCACACGGCGCTGATCGTGCGGGAAGACGCGCTCTCGCTGTTCGGCTTCGCGACCCGCGACGAGCTCGCCGTCTTCCAGCTGCTGCTCGGAGTCACCGGGGTCGGGCCGAAGTCCGCGCTCGGCGTGCTGTCGGCCCTCACCGTCGGCCAGATCGCCGACGCGGTGGGCGCCGACGACGACGCTCCGTTCCGACGCGTATCCGGGATCGGGCCGAAGACCGCGAAGCTGATCGTCGTGCAGCTGGCGGGCAAGCTGGCCTCCGTGACGCCCGCATCTCCGCCCCGCGTGGGCGCGAGCGCCGATCTGTCGAGCCAGGTCGTCGCGGCGCTGGTCGGCCTCGGCTGGTCGGAGCGGATCGCGACCGACGCCCTGGCCACCGTCCTCGAAGATGCGGGCGACACCGAGCGCGCCTCGGTGCCCGCACTCCTCAGACTGACGCTCGGCGCGCTCGGTCCGGCGCGCAAGGAGACGGCCGTTGGCTGA
- the ruvB gene encoding Holliday junction branch migration DNA helicase RuvB: protein MAEDVRDSTEPVDEAELAIEGALRPTSLGDFVGQQKVRGQLQLLLDAARIQQRPADHILLSGPPGLGKTTLAMIVAHESGRPLRMSSGPAIQHAGDLAALLSSLTPGEVLFIDEVHRMARAAEEMLYLAMEDFRIDIMVGKGAGATSIPLDLAPFTLVGATTRSGLLPNPLRDRFGFTAHLEYYEPAELERVIGRSAAMLGVELTPSPRAEIARRSRGTPRIANRLLRRVRDYVLVHGRGQLADAAIVDAALDLYDVDPIGLDRLDRAVLDALIRRFRGGPVGLNTLAVTVGEEAETIESVVEPYLVRIGFMGRTPRGRVATPEAYRHLGVPTAESVLGLDDL, encoded by the coding sequence TTGGCTGAGGACGTGCGGGATTCGACCGAGCCGGTCGACGAGGCGGAGCTCGCCATCGAAGGCGCGCTGCGCCCCACCTCGCTCGGCGACTTCGTCGGGCAGCAGAAGGTGCGCGGCCAGCTGCAGCTGCTGCTGGATGCCGCCCGCATCCAGCAGCGCCCCGCCGACCACATCCTGCTCTCGGGCCCGCCGGGTCTGGGCAAGACGACTCTGGCGATGATCGTCGCCCACGAGAGCGGCCGACCGCTTCGCATGTCGAGTGGTCCGGCCATCCAGCACGCGGGCGACCTGGCGGCGCTCCTGTCGAGTCTCACGCCCGGCGAAGTGCTGTTCATCGACGAGGTCCACCGCATGGCGCGCGCGGCCGAGGAGATGCTGTACCTGGCCATGGAGGACTTCCGGATCGACATCATGGTCGGCAAGGGCGCCGGGGCCACCAGCATCCCGCTGGATCTCGCACCGTTCACGCTGGTGGGCGCGACGACGCGCTCGGGCCTGCTGCCCAACCCCCTGCGCGACCGTTTCGGCTTCACCGCCCACCTCGAGTACTACGAGCCCGCGGAGCTCGAGCGGGTGATCGGCCGCTCGGCCGCGATGCTCGGCGTCGAACTGACGCCCAGTCCGCGGGCGGAGATCGCGCGGCGATCGCGCGGCACTCCGCGCATCGCCAACCGGCTGCTGCGCCGCGTGCGCGACTACGTGCTGGTCCACGGGCGCGGGCAGCTGGCCGACGCCGCGATCGTCGACGCCGCCCTCGATCTGTACGACGTCGATCCGATCGGGCTCGACCGCCTCGACCGGGCGGTGCTCGATGCCCTGATCCGGCGCTTCCGCGGAGGTCCGGTCGGGCTCAACACCCTCGCGGTGACGGTGGGCGAGGAGGCGGAGACGATCGAGTCGGTCGTCGAGCCCTACCTGGTGCGCATCGGATTCATGGGGCGGACCCCGCGCGGGCGCGTGGCGACTCCCGAGGCGTACCGCCACCTGGGCGTGCCGACCGCGGAATCGGTGCTCGGACTCGATGACCTATAA
- a CDS encoding preprotein translocase subunit YajC, whose amino-acid sequence MPIDFLLPALLVVLLIFMFWSSRRRMQKQKLEQEQKARETVPGAEVLLQGGLYGTIVAFDPDNLDQPALVEIAPGVEIKVHSQAILRVVTATEDDELEADEEHDDADDATVDEVEQTPAVDAEPDADGTTAPKA is encoded by the coding sequence ATGCCGATCGACTTCCTGCTCCCGGCCCTCCTCGTCGTCCTCCTGATCTTCATGTTCTGGAGTTCGCGCCGCCGCATGCAGAAGCAGAAGCTCGAGCAGGAGCAGAAGGCCCGCGAGACCGTTCCCGGTGCGGAGGTCCTGCTGCAGGGCGGCCTGTACGGCACGATCGTGGCCTTCGACCCCGACAACCTCGACCAGCCCGCCCTCGTGGAGATCGCCCCGGGCGTGGAGATCAAGGTGCACAGCCAGGCGATCCTCCGCGTCGTGACCGCGACCGAGGACGACGAGCTCGAGGCCGATGAGGAGCACGACGACGCGGACGACGCGACGGTCGACGAGGTCGAGCAGACGCCGGCCGTCGACGCCGAGCCCGACGCCGACGGCACCACCGCCCCCAAGGCCTGA
- the secD gene encoding protein translocase subunit SecD, with amino-acid sequence MATSTPVRHAWRALTGLLTITAVLFGINALGVYVFQQSSWTPELALDLQGGTQIILEAQTADGANPSAEQMDQAVTIIRQRVDASGVGEADVTTEGGKNIVVQIPGQADEETRQRIEASAQLQLRAVLVAGAPANTFVGEDGNATPYPSPDPTLVATPTVEPTDGSDLNWVTPALEAEFLAYDCNDPANDPASAPADEPLITCDIDGTGKYILGPVELDGSSITDATFGLQQTNGLWAVNLTFDGEGTTTFGEISQRLFGAQDPLNRFAFVLDGSVLSAPSMNGVILDGKPSITGSFTQETAKVLADQLKYGALPLSFEVVSSDTISATLGSQQLQIGLIAGLIGLALVAVYSLIVYRALGFVIIASLVVMGVLTYVTLCILAWRMGFRLSLAGVAGLIVSIGFTADSFIVYFERIRDELRDGKSITGAVEDGWARAKRTIYISKSINILAAVVLYILADATVKGFAFTLGLTTAIDVLIFILFTHPVMQLLARTRFFGSGHPLSGMDPEALGAVYRGRAQFRAPAAATATTQAGKRAARSRNEAVRRQTIAERKQAELASSDSARTTTATKEGDR; translated from the coding sequence GTGGCGACATCCACACCTGTCCGGCACGCCTGGCGCGCCCTGACCGGACTGCTCACCATCACCGCCGTCCTCTTCGGCATCAACGCGCTCGGCGTGTACGTCTTCCAGCAGAGCTCCTGGACGCCGGAGCTCGCGCTCGATCTCCAGGGCGGCACGCAGATCATCCTCGAGGCCCAGACCGCCGATGGCGCGAACCCTTCGGCCGAGCAGATGGACCAGGCGGTCACCATCATCCGCCAGCGCGTCGACGCCTCGGGCGTCGGCGAAGCCGATGTCACCACCGAGGGCGGCAAGAACATCGTCGTCCAGATCCCGGGCCAGGCCGACGAGGAGACGCGCCAGCGCATCGAGGCCTCCGCGCAGCTCCAGCTGCGCGCGGTTCTGGTGGCAGGCGCCCCCGCGAACACCTTCGTGGGCGAGGACGGGAACGCCACGCCGTACCCCAGCCCCGATCCGACCCTGGTCGCCACCCCGACCGTGGAGCCGACGGACGGAAGCGACCTGAACTGGGTCACGCCGGCGCTCGAGGCGGAGTTCCTCGCGTACGACTGCAACGACCCGGCGAACGACCCGGCCAGCGCGCCCGCCGACGAGCCGCTGATCACGTGCGACATCGACGGCACCGGCAAGTACATCCTCGGCCCGGTGGAGCTCGACGGCTCCTCGATCACCGACGCGACGTTCGGCCTTCAGCAGACCAACGGCCTGTGGGCGGTCAACCTCACCTTCGACGGCGAGGGCACCACCACCTTCGGCGAGATCAGCCAGCGTCTGTTCGGGGCGCAGGATCCGCTGAACCGCTTCGCGTTCGTGCTCGACGGCTCGGTGCTGTCGGCACCCTCGATGAACGGCGTGATCCTCGACGGCAAGCCGAGCATCACCGGCAGCTTCACGCAGGAGACCGCCAAGGTGCTCGCCGACCAGCTCAAGTACGGCGCACTGCCGTTGAGCTTCGAGGTGGTCAGCTCCGACACGATCTCGGCGACCCTCGGCTCGCAGCAGCTGCAGATCGGCCTCATCGCCGGTCTGATCGGTCTCGCCCTGGTCGCCGTCTACTCGCTGATCGTCTATCGGGCCCTCGGCTTCGTCATCATCGCCTCTCTCGTGGTGATGGGCGTTCTCACGTATGTGACGCTGTGCATCCTGGCGTGGCGCATGGGCTTCCGCCTGTCGCTGGCCGGCGTCGCGGGTCTGATCGTGTCGATCGGCTTCACCGCCGACTCGTTCATCGTCTACTTCGAACGCATCCGCGACGAGCTGCGCGACGGCAAGTCGATCACGGGAGCCGTCGAGGACGGCTGGGCGCGCGCCAAGCGGACGATCTACATCTCGAAGTCGATCAACATCCTCGCCGCCGTCGTGCTCTACATCCTCGCCGACGCGACCGTGAAGGGCTTCGCCTTCACGCTGGGTCTGACCACGGCCATCGACGTGCTGATCTTCATCCTGTTCACCCACCCGGTGATGCAGCTCCTGGCCCGCACGCGGTTCTTCGGCTCCGGCCACCCCCTGTCGGGCATGGATCCCGAGGCCCTCGGAGCGGTCTACCGGGGACGCGCGCAGTTCCGCGCCCCGGCAGCCGCCACAGCCACCACCCAGGCGGGCAAGCGCGCGGCGCGATCGCGCAACGAAGCGGTGCGCCGACAGACGATCGCCGAGCGCAAGCAGGCCGAGCTGGCGAGCTCGGACAGCGCACGAACGACCACCGCCACGAAGGAGGGAGACCGCTGA